A genomic region of Pelodiscus sinensis isolate JC-2024 chromosome 19, ASM4963464v1, whole genome shotgun sequence contains the following coding sequences:
- the TLE2 gene encoding transducin-like enhancer protein 2 isoform X2 yields the protein MYPQGRHPTPLQSGQPFKFSILEICDRIKEEFQFLQAQYHSLKLECEKLASEKTEMQRHYVMYYEMSYGLNIEMHKQAEIVKRLSAICAQITPFLTQEHQQQVLQAVERAKQVTMGELNSIIGQQLQHLSHHVPPIPLTPHPSGMQPASLASISSASGLLALSGALSAQSQLAAKEDRGAPGAENNRECTPSRSISASPPESLQDEERPGGTGVKRKREEKDLPGHYDSDGDKSDYNLVVDEDPPSEPSSPAHAPSAKLPPARRDMPESPASLASSRSTTPLKGKDQSLNDVSANTPASKSSSSSPPRDSVTPGPSSASHLRQLSSKPPATDTITLRSPLSVPSTYPASFGVVPHATLNGELAAPSTYVSIHLSPQVSGTVMYGRSPLVAFESHPHLRASTVSSSLPAIPGGKPAYSFHVSADGQMQPVPFPPDALIGTGIPRHARQLHTLTHGEVVCAVTISSSTQHVYTGGKGCVKVWDVGQSGAKTPVAQLDCLNRDNYIRSCKLLPDGRSLIVGGEASTLSIWDLAAPTPRIKAELTSSAPACYALAISPDAKVCFSCCSDGNIVVWDLQNQTMVRQFQGHTDGASCIDISNYGTKLWTGGLDNTVRCWDLREGRQLQQHDFSSQIFSLGYCPSGEWLAVGMESSNVEILHVAKPEKYQLHLHESCVLSLKFASCGKWFVSTGKDNLLNAWRTPYGASIFQSKESSSVLSCDISLNDKFIVTGSGDKKATVYEVVY from the exons ATGTACCCACAAGGACGGCACCCT ACTCCGCTTCAGTCTGGGCAGCCCTTCAAGTTCTCGATTTTGGAAATCTGCGACCGGATTAAGGAAGAATTCCAGTTCCTGCAGGCTCAGTATCACAG CTTGAAGCTGGAATGTGAGAAGCTGGCGAGTGAGAAGACGGAGATGCAGAGACATTATGTCATG TACTACGAAATGTCCTATGGGCTGAACATCGAAATGCACAAGCAG GCGGAGATAGTGAAGCGGCTGAGTGCCATCTGCGCCCAGATCACCCCCTTCCTGACACAGGAG caccagcagcaggtgCTGCAGGCCGTGGAGCGGGCCAAGCAGGTGACCATGGGGGAACTGAACAGCATCATTGGG cagcagctccagcaccTGTCCCACCACGTGCCTCCCATCCCGCTCACCCCGCACCCCTCGGGCATGCAGCCGGCCAGCCTGGCCAGCATCAGCAGCGCCTCCGGCCTCCTGGCCCTGTCCGGGGCCCTGTCCGCCCAGTCTCAGCTTGCCGCAAAGGAGGACAGGGGGGCCCCGGGTGCCGAGAACAACAGAG AGTGCACGCCAAGCCGG AGCATTTCCGCCTCCCCTCCCGAGAGCCTGCAGGACGAGGAGCGGCCGGGAGGCACGGGGGTCAAGCGGAAACGGGAGGAGAAGGACCTGCCAGGACATTAC GACAGCGACGGGGATAAGAGTGATTATAACCTAGTAGTGGATGAG GATCCGCCGTCtgagcccagcagccctgcccatgcACCCAGCGCCAAGCTCCCACCTGCCCGCAGGGACATGCCAGAAAGCCCTGCCTCCCTGGCCTCCAGCCGGAGCACCACACCTCTCAAAGGGAAGGACCAGAGCCTG AACGATGTCTCCGCCAACACTCCCGCCTCCAAGTCCTCCAGCTCCTCTCCACCACGGGACTCCGTAACACCCGGCCCCAGCTCGGCCTCCCACCTCCGGCAACTTTCCTCCAAGCCGCCTGCTACCGACACCATCA CTCTGCGCAGCCCCCTGAGCGTGCCCAGCACCTACCCAGCCTCCTTCGGGGTGGTGCCTCACGCCACCCTCAATGGGGAGCTCGCCGCACCCAGCACGTACGTGAGCATCCACCTCTCGCCGCAAGTCAGCGGGACGGTGATGTATGGACGGTCCCCTCTG GTGGCTTTTGAATCCCACCCGCACCTGAGGGCGTCCACGGTCTCCTCCTCTCTGCCGGCCATCCCCGGCGGGAAACC cgcctacTCCTTCCACGTGAGCGCCGACGGGCAgatgcagccggtccccttccCGCCCGACGCCCTCATCGGCACCGGCATCCCCCGGCACGCCCGCCAGCTGCACACCCTGACCCACGGCGAGGTGGTCTGCGCCGTCACCATCAGCAGCTCCACGCAGCACGTCTACACGGGGGGCAAGGGCTGCGTGAAGGTGTGGGACGTGGGGCAGTCTGGGGCCAAGACGCCTGTGGCGCAGCTGGACTGCctg AACCGCGACAACTACATCCGGTCCTGCAAGCTCCTCCCGGACGGGCGCAGCCTCATCGTGGGGGGCGAGGCCAGCACCTTGTCCATCTGGGACCTGGCCGCGCCCACCCCCCGCATCAAGGCGGAGCTGACCTCCTCGGCGCCCGCCTGCTACGCCCTGGCCATCAGCCCCGACGCCAAGGTCTGCTTCTCCTGCTGCAGCGACGGCAACATCGTGGTGTGGGACCTGCAGAACCAGACCATGGTCag gcaGTTCCAGGGCCACACGGACGGCGCCAGCTGCATCGATATCTCCAACTACGGCACCAAGCTGTGGACGGGGGGGCTGGATAACACGGTGCGATGCTGGGACCTGCGGGAGGGGCGCCAGCTGCAGCAACACGACTTCAGCTCCCAG atCTTCTCGCTGGGTTACTGCCCCTCGGGGGAGTGGCTCGCCGTGGGCATGGAGAGCAGCAACGTGGAGATCCTGCACGTGGCCAAGCCGGAGAAGTACCAGCTCCACCTGCATGAGAGCTGCGTCCTCTCCCTCAAATTCGCCTCCTGCG GTAAATGGTTCGTGAGCACAGGGAAGGACAATCTGCTGAACGCCTGGAGGACGCCCTACGGCGCCAGCATCTTCCAG TCCAAAGAGTCCTCCTCGGTGCTCAGCTGCGACATCTCGCTCAACGACAAGTTCATTGTCACGGGCTCGGGCGACAAGAAGGCCACGGTCTACGAAGTGGTGTACTGA
- the TLE2 gene encoding transducin-like enhancer protein 2 isoform X1, with protein sequence MYPQGRHPTPLQSGQPFKFSILEICDRIKEEFQFLQAQYHSLKLECEKLASEKTEMQRHYVMYYEMSYGLNIEMHKQAEIVKRLSAICAQITPFLTQEHQQQVLQAVERAKQVTMGELNSIIGQQQLQHLSHHVPPIPLTPHPSGMQPASLASISSASGLLALSGALSAQSQLAAKEDRGAPGAENNRECTPSRSISASPPESLQDEERPGGTGVKRKREEKDLPGHYDSDGDKSDYNLVVDEDPPSEPSSPAHAPSAKLPPARRDMPESPASLASSRSTTPLKGKDQSLNDVSANTPASKSSSSSPPRDSVTPGPSSASHLRQLSSKPPATDTITLRSPLSVPSTYPASFGVVPHATLNGELAAPSTYVSIHLSPQVSGTVMYGRSPLVAFESHPHLRASTVSSSLPAIPGGKPAYSFHVSADGQMQPVPFPPDALIGTGIPRHARQLHTLTHGEVVCAVTISSSTQHVYTGGKGCVKVWDVGQSGAKTPVAQLDCLNRDNYIRSCKLLPDGRSLIVGGEASTLSIWDLAAPTPRIKAELTSSAPACYALAISPDAKVCFSCCSDGNIVVWDLQNQTMVRQFQGHTDGASCIDISNYGTKLWTGGLDNTVRCWDLREGRQLQQHDFSSQIFSLGYCPSGEWLAVGMESSNVEILHVAKPEKYQLHLHESCVLSLKFASCGKWFVSTGKDNLLNAWRTPYGASIFQSKESSSVLSCDISLNDKFIVTGSGDKKATVYEVVY encoded by the exons ATGTACCCACAAGGACGGCACCCT ACTCCGCTTCAGTCTGGGCAGCCCTTCAAGTTCTCGATTTTGGAAATCTGCGACCGGATTAAGGAAGAATTCCAGTTCCTGCAGGCTCAGTATCACAG CTTGAAGCTGGAATGTGAGAAGCTGGCGAGTGAGAAGACGGAGATGCAGAGACATTATGTCATG TACTACGAAATGTCCTATGGGCTGAACATCGAAATGCACAAGCAG GCGGAGATAGTGAAGCGGCTGAGTGCCATCTGCGCCCAGATCACCCCCTTCCTGACACAGGAG caccagcagcaggtgCTGCAGGCCGTGGAGCGGGCCAAGCAGGTGACCATGGGGGAACTGAACAGCATCATTGGG cagcagcagctccagcaccTGTCCCACCACGTGCCTCCCATCCCGCTCACCCCGCACCCCTCGGGCATGCAGCCGGCCAGCCTGGCCAGCATCAGCAGCGCCTCCGGCCTCCTGGCCCTGTCCGGGGCCCTGTCCGCCCAGTCTCAGCTTGCCGCAAAGGAGGACAGGGGGGCCCCGGGTGCCGAGAACAACAGAG AGTGCACGCCAAGCCGG AGCATTTCCGCCTCCCCTCCCGAGAGCCTGCAGGACGAGGAGCGGCCGGGAGGCACGGGGGTCAAGCGGAAACGGGAGGAGAAGGACCTGCCAGGACATTAC GACAGCGACGGGGATAAGAGTGATTATAACCTAGTAGTGGATGAG GATCCGCCGTCtgagcccagcagccctgcccatgcACCCAGCGCCAAGCTCCCACCTGCCCGCAGGGACATGCCAGAAAGCCCTGCCTCCCTGGCCTCCAGCCGGAGCACCACACCTCTCAAAGGGAAGGACCAGAGCCTG AACGATGTCTCCGCCAACACTCCCGCCTCCAAGTCCTCCAGCTCCTCTCCACCACGGGACTCCGTAACACCCGGCCCCAGCTCGGCCTCCCACCTCCGGCAACTTTCCTCCAAGCCGCCTGCTACCGACACCATCA CTCTGCGCAGCCCCCTGAGCGTGCCCAGCACCTACCCAGCCTCCTTCGGGGTGGTGCCTCACGCCACCCTCAATGGGGAGCTCGCCGCACCCAGCACGTACGTGAGCATCCACCTCTCGCCGCAAGTCAGCGGGACGGTGATGTATGGACGGTCCCCTCTG GTGGCTTTTGAATCCCACCCGCACCTGAGGGCGTCCACGGTCTCCTCCTCTCTGCCGGCCATCCCCGGCGGGAAACC cgcctacTCCTTCCACGTGAGCGCCGACGGGCAgatgcagccggtccccttccCGCCCGACGCCCTCATCGGCACCGGCATCCCCCGGCACGCCCGCCAGCTGCACACCCTGACCCACGGCGAGGTGGTCTGCGCCGTCACCATCAGCAGCTCCACGCAGCACGTCTACACGGGGGGCAAGGGCTGCGTGAAGGTGTGGGACGTGGGGCAGTCTGGGGCCAAGACGCCTGTGGCGCAGCTGGACTGCctg AACCGCGACAACTACATCCGGTCCTGCAAGCTCCTCCCGGACGGGCGCAGCCTCATCGTGGGGGGCGAGGCCAGCACCTTGTCCATCTGGGACCTGGCCGCGCCCACCCCCCGCATCAAGGCGGAGCTGACCTCCTCGGCGCCCGCCTGCTACGCCCTGGCCATCAGCCCCGACGCCAAGGTCTGCTTCTCCTGCTGCAGCGACGGCAACATCGTGGTGTGGGACCTGCAGAACCAGACCATGGTCag gcaGTTCCAGGGCCACACGGACGGCGCCAGCTGCATCGATATCTCCAACTACGGCACCAAGCTGTGGACGGGGGGGCTGGATAACACGGTGCGATGCTGGGACCTGCGGGAGGGGCGCCAGCTGCAGCAACACGACTTCAGCTCCCAG atCTTCTCGCTGGGTTACTGCCCCTCGGGGGAGTGGCTCGCCGTGGGCATGGAGAGCAGCAACGTGGAGATCCTGCACGTGGCCAAGCCGGAGAAGTACCAGCTCCACCTGCATGAGAGCTGCGTCCTCTCCCTCAAATTCGCCTCCTGCG GTAAATGGTTCGTGAGCACAGGGAAGGACAATCTGCTGAACGCCTGGAGGACGCCCTACGGCGCCAGCATCTTCCAG TCCAAAGAGTCCTCCTCGGTGCTCAGCTGCGACATCTCGCTCAACGACAAGTTCATTGTCACGGGCTCGGGCGACAAGAAGGCCACGGTCTACGAAGTGGTGTACTGA
- the TLE2 gene encoding transducin-like enhancer protein 2 isoform X3, with amino-acid sequence MELHQGQYYEMSYGLNIEMHKQAEIVKRLSAICAQITPFLTQEHQQQVLQAVERAKQVTMGELNSIIGQQQLQHLSHHVPPIPLTPHPSGMQPASLASISSASGLLALSGALSAQSQLAAKEDRGAPGAENNRECTPSRSISASPPESLQDEERPGGTGVKRKREEKDLPGHYDSDGDKSDYNLVVDEDPPSEPSSPAHAPSAKLPPARRDMPESPASLASSRSTTPLKGKDQSLNDVSANTPASKSSSSSPPRDSVTPGPSSASHLRQLSSKPPATDTITLRSPLSVPSTYPASFGVVPHATLNGELAAPSTYVSIHLSPQVSGTVMYGRSPLVAFESHPHLRASTVSSSLPAIPGGKPAYSFHVSADGQMQPVPFPPDALIGTGIPRHARQLHTLTHGEVVCAVTISSSTQHVYTGGKGCVKVWDVGQSGAKTPVAQLDCLNRDNYIRSCKLLPDGRSLIVGGEASTLSIWDLAAPTPRIKAELTSSAPACYALAISPDAKVCFSCCSDGNIVVWDLQNQTMVRQFQGHTDGASCIDISNYGTKLWTGGLDNTVRCWDLREGRQLQQHDFSSQIFSLGYCPSGEWLAVGMESSNVEILHVAKPEKYQLHLHESCVLSLKFASCGKWFVSTGKDNLLNAWRTPYGASIFQSKESSSVLSCDISLNDKFIVTGSGDKKATVYEVVY; translated from the exons ATGGAGTTACACCAGGGCCAG TACTACGAAATGTCCTATGGGCTGAACATCGAAATGCACAAGCAG GCGGAGATAGTGAAGCGGCTGAGTGCCATCTGCGCCCAGATCACCCCCTTCCTGACACAGGAG caccagcagcaggtgCTGCAGGCCGTGGAGCGGGCCAAGCAGGTGACCATGGGGGAACTGAACAGCATCATTGGG cagcagcagctccagcaccTGTCCCACCACGTGCCTCCCATCCCGCTCACCCCGCACCCCTCGGGCATGCAGCCGGCCAGCCTGGCCAGCATCAGCAGCGCCTCCGGCCTCCTGGCCCTGTCCGGGGCCCTGTCCGCCCAGTCTCAGCTTGCCGCAAAGGAGGACAGGGGGGCCCCGGGTGCCGAGAACAACAGAG AGTGCACGCCAAGCCGG AGCATTTCCGCCTCCCCTCCCGAGAGCCTGCAGGACGAGGAGCGGCCGGGAGGCACGGGGGTCAAGCGGAAACGGGAGGAGAAGGACCTGCCAGGACATTAC GACAGCGACGGGGATAAGAGTGATTATAACCTAGTAGTGGATGAG GATCCGCCGTCtgagcccagcagccctgcccatgcACCCAGCGCCAAGCTCCCACCTGCCCGCAGGGACATGCCAGAAAGCCCTGCCTCCCTGGCCTCCAGCCGGAGCACCACACCTCTCAAAGGGAAGGACCAGAGCCTG AACGATGTCTCCGCCAACACTCCCGCCTCCAAGTCCTCCAGCTCCTCTCCACCACGGGACTCCGTAACACCCGGCCCCAGCTCGGCCTCCCACCTCCGGCAACTTTCCTCCAAGCCGCCTGCTACCGACACCATCA CTCTGCGCAGCCCCCTGAGCGTGCCCAGCACCTACCCAGCCTCCTTCGGGGTGGTGCCTCACGCCACCCTCAATGGGGAGCTCGCCGCACCCAGCACGTACGTGAGCATCCACCTCTCGCCGCAAGTCAGCGGGACGGTGATGTATGGACGGTCCCCTCTG GTGGCTTTTGAATCCCACCCGCACCTGAGGGCGTCCACGGTCTCCTCCTCTCTGCCGGCCATCCCCGGCGGGAAACC cgcctacTCCTTCCACGTGAGCGCCGACGGGCAgatgcagccggtccccttccCGCCCGACGCCCTCATCGGCACCGGCATCCCCCGGCACGCCCGCCAGCTGCACACCCTGACCCACGGCGAGGTGGTCTGCGCCGTCACCATCAGCAGCTCCACGCAGCACGTCTACACGGGGGGCAAGGGCTGCGTGAAGGTGTGGGACGTGGGGCAGTCTGGGGCCAAGACGCCTGTGGCGCAGCTGGACTGCctg AACCGCGACAACTACATCCGGTCCTGCAAGCTCCTCCCGGACGGGCGCAGCCTCATCGTGGGGGGCGAGGCCAGCACCTTGTCCATCTGGGACCTGGCCGCGCCCACCCCCCGCATCAAGGCGGAGCTGACCTCCTCGGCGCCCGCCTGCTACGCCCTGGCCATCAGCCCCGACGCCAAGGTCTGCTTCTCCTGCTGCAGCGACGGCAACATCGTGGTGTGGGACCTGCAGAACCAGACCATGGTCag gcaGTTCCAGGGCCACACGGACGGCGCCAGCTGCATCGATATCTCCAACTACGGCACCAAGCTGTGGACGGGGGGGCTGGATAACACGGTGCGATGCTGGGACCTGCGGGAGGGGCGCCAGCTGCAGCAACACGACTTCAGCTCCCAG atCTTCTCGCTGGGTTACTGCCCCTCGGGGGAGTGGCTCGCCGTGGGCATGGAGAGCAGCAACGTGGAGATCCTGCACGTGGCCAAGCCGGAGAAGTACCAGCTCCACCTGCATGAGAGCTGCGTCCTCTCCCTCAAATTCGCCTCCTGCG GTAAATGGTTCGTGAGCACAGGGAAGGACAATCTGCTGAACGCCTGGAGGACGCCCTACGGCGCCAGCATCTTCCAG TCCAAAGAGTCCTCCTCGGTGCTCAGCTGCGACATCTCGCTCAACGACAAGTTCATTGTCACGGGCTCGGGCGACAAGAAGGCCACGGTCTACGAAGTGGTGTACTGA
- the TLE2 gene encoding transducin-like enhancer protein 2 isoform X4 — protein MWRRRWPGLRVKSCPAEIVKRLSAICAQITPFLTQEHQQQVLQAVERAKQVTMGELNSIIGQQQLQHLSHHVPPIPLTPHPSGMQPASLASISSASGLLALSGALSAQSQLAAKEDRGAPGAENNRECTPSRSISASPPESLQDEERPGGTGVKRKREEKDLPGHYDSDGDKSDYNLVVDEDPPSEPSSPAHAPSAKLPPARRDMPESPASLASSRSTTPLKGKDQSLNDVSANTPASKSSSSSPPRDSVTPGPSSASHLRQLSSKPPATDTITLRSPLSVPSTYPASFGVVPHATLNGELAAPSTYVSIHLSPQVSGTVMYGRSPLVAFESHPHLRASTVSSSLPAIPGGKPAYSFHVSADGQMQPVPFPPDALIGTGIPRHARQLHTLTHGEVVCAVTISSSTQHVYTGGKGCVKVWDVGQSGAKTPVAQLDCLNRDNYIRSCKLLPDGRSLIVGGEASTLSIWDLAAPTPRIKAELTSSAPACYALAISPDAKVCFSCCSDGNIVVWDLQNQTMVRQFQGHTDGASCIDISNYGTKLWTGGLDNTVRCWDLREGRQLQQHDFSSQIFSLGYCPSGEWLAVGMESSNVEILHVAKPEKYQLHLHESCVLSLKFASCGKWFVSTGKDNLLNAWRTPYGASIFQSKESSSVLSCDISLNDKFIVTGSGDKKATVYEVVY, from the exons ATGTGGCGAAGGCGCTGGCCGGGGCTCAGGGTTAAATCCTGCCCT GCGGAGATAGTGAAGCGGCTGAGTGCCATCTGCGCCCAGATCACCCCCTTCCTGACACAGGAG caccagcagcaggtgCTGCAGGCCGTGGAGCGGGCCAAGCAGGTGACCATGGGGGAACTGAACAGCATCATTGGG cagcagcagctccagcaccTGTCCCACCACGTGCCTCCCATCCCGCTCACCCCGCACCCCTCGGGCATGCAGCCGGCCAGCCTGGCCAGCATCAGCAGCGCCTCCGGCCTCCTGGCCCTGTCCGGGGCCCTGTCCGCCCAGTCTCAGCTTGCCGCAAAGGAGGACAGGGGGGCCCCGGGTGCCGAGAACAACAGAG AGTGCACGCCAAGCCGG AGCATTTCCGCCTCCCCTCCCGAGAGCCTGCAGGACGAGGAGCGGCCGGGAGGCACGGGGGTCAAGCGGAAACGGGAGGAGAAGGACCTGCCAGGACATTAC GACAGCGACGGGGATAAGAGTGATTATAACCTAGTAGTGGATGAG GATCCGCCGTCtgagcccagcagccctgcccatgcACCCAGCGCCAAGCTCCCACCTGCCCGCAGGGACATGCCAGAAAGCCCTGCCTCCCTGGCCTCCAGCCGGAGCACCACACCTCTCAAAGGGAAGGACCAGAGCCTG AACGATGTCTCCGCCAACACTCCCGCCTCCAAGTCCTCCAGCTCCTCTCCACCACGGGACTCCGTAACACCCGGCCCCAGCTCGGCCTCCCACCTCCGGCAACTTTCCTCCAAGCCGCCTGCTACCGACACCATCA CTCTGCGCAGCCCCCTGAGCGTGCCCAGCACCTACCCAGCCTCCTTCGGGGTGGTGCCTCACGCCACCCTCAATGGGGAGCTCGCCGCACCCAGCACGTACGTGAGCATCCACCTCTCGCCGCAAGTCAGCGGGACGGTGATGTATGGACGGTCCCCTCTG GTGGCTTTTGAATCCCACCCGCACCTGAGGGCGTCCACGGTCTCCTCCTCTCTGCCGGCCATCCCCGGCGGGAAACC cgcctacTCCTTCCACGTGAGCGCCGACGGGCAgatgcagccggtccccttccCGCCCGACGCCCTCATCGGCACCGGCATCCCCCGGCACGCCCGCCAGCTGCACACCCTGACCCACGGCGAGGTGGTCTGCGCCGTCACCATCAGCAGCTCCACGCAGCACGTCTACACGGGGGGCAAGGGCTGCGTGAAGGTGTGGGACGTGGGGCAGTCTGGGGCCAAGACGCCTGTGGCGCAGCTGGACTGCctg AACCGCGACAACTACATCCGGTCCTGCAAGCTCCTCCCGGACGGGCGCAGCCTCATCGTGGGGGGCGAGGCCAGCACCTTGTCCATCTGGGACCTGGCCGCGCCCACCCCCCGCATCAAGGCGGAGCTGACCTCCTCGGCGCCCGCCTGCTACGCCCTGGCCATCAGCCCCGACGCCAAGGTCTGCTTCTCCTGCTGCAGCGACGGCAACATCGTGGTGTGGGACCTGCAGAACCAGACCATGGTCag gcaGTTCCAGGGCCACACGGACGGCGCCAGCTGCATCGATATCTCCAACTACGGCACCAAGCTGTGGACGGGGGGGCTGGATAACACGGTGCGATGCTGGGACCTGCGGGAGGGGCGCCAGCTGCAGCAACACGACTTCAGCTCCCAG atCTTCTCGCTGGGTTACTGCCCCTCGGGGGAGTGGCTCGCCGTGGGCATGGAGAGCAGCAACGTGGAGATCCTGCACGTGGCCAAGCCGGAGAAGTACCAGCTCCACCTGCATGAGAGCTGCGTCCTCTCCCTCAAATTCGCCTCCTGCG GTAAATGGTTCGTGAGCACAGGGAAGGACAATCTGCTGAACGCCTGGAGGACGCCCTACGGCGCCAGCATCTTCCAG TCCAAAGAGTCCTCCTCGGTGCTCAGCTGCGACATCTCGCTCAACGACAAGTTCATTGTCACGGGCTCGGGCGACAAGAAGGCCACGGTCTACGAAGTGGTGTACTGA